CGCGACCTGGAGTTCGACGTGCGACAAAAACATCGTCACCCGATCGCGCAGGCTTTCGAGCATGCCCTCGAAAAGATTGAAGGCCTCGCGCTTGTATTCGTTGAGCGGATCTTGCTGGGCGTAGGCGCGAAGGCCGATGCCCTGGCGCAGATGGTCCAGGGTCAGCAAATGTTCCTTCCACATTTGGTCGAGAATCTGGAGCAGCAGGCTTTTTTCCACGTCACGCATGACTTCGGGGCCGTGATTGGCGGCCTTTTCGGCCATTTTTCGGTCAGTGGCCCGGATGAGACGGTTGAGAACCTCGGCGTCGGCGATGCCTTCTTCCTTGGCCCATTCGACGAGCGGAAGATCGAGGCCGAAGATGCGCCGGATTTCTTCGTGCAGGAAGGTGATGTCCCACTGTTCGGCATAAGCCTTTTCGGGCATGGCGCGGCGGACCAGGTCTTCGATAACCTGATGGCGCATCTCGACGATTTCATCGGCGACCGTTTCGGCGGCCATCAATTCCTTGCGCTGGTCGTAGATGACTTTGCGTTGGTCGTTCATGACGTCGTCGAATTTGAGCACGTTCTTGCGGGCGTCGAAATTGCGCGCCTCGACCTTTTGTTGCGCTTTCTCTAGGGCCTTGTTGATCCACGGATGGACAATCGCCTCGCCCTCTTCGAGACCGAGCTTTTGGAGCATGCCGTCGATCCGCTCGGAGCCGAAAATGCGCATTAAATCGTCATCGAGGGAGAGATAGAATTTCGAACCGCCGGGGTCGCCCTGACGTCCCGCGCGACCGCGCAACTGATTGTCGATGCGCCGGCTTTCGTGACGTTCCGTACCGACGATGTACAGTCCGCCCGCAGCCATGACGGTGGCGCGATTTTCCTTGACCTCGGCGGTGATCCTGGCGATTGCGGCGGCGCGCTCGGCCTCGTCGGTGACCCGCGCCAGCTCGTTTTGGATGCGCATATCGACGTTGCCGCCTAACTGGATATCCGTACCCCGACCGGCCATGTTGGTGGCGATGGTGATCGCCCCCGGCGCGCCGGCCTGCGAGACGATGCGCGCCTCCTGCTCGTGATAACGGGCGTTGAGAACGTTGTGGGGGACCTTCTTTTTCTTCAACAAGTCGGAAAGTATTTCGGATTTCTCGATACTGACGGTGCCGACCAGAACCGGTTGATTGCGCGCCCGGCATTCCTCAAGCAAGGTGATGATGGCGGCGAATTTTTCGTTCTGGGTGCGATAGACCTCGTCGTCTTCGTCCTTGCGGATGCACGGCACGTTGGTTGGCAGTTCGACGGCTTCGAGATCGTAGATTTCCGCGAATTCACCCGCCTCGGTCATCGCGGTGCCGGTCATTCCCGACAGTTTTTCATAGAGGCGGAAATAATTCTGGAAGGTAATCGACGCCAGCGTTTGATTTTCGCGCTGGATGGTGACGCCTTCCTTGGCCTCAAGCGCTTGATGCAGCCCCTCGGAATAGCGTCGTCCTTCCATCATTCGACCGGTGAATTCGTCAATGATGATGACCTGATCGTCCTTGACCACATAATCGGTATCGCGGCTGAACATGATATGGGCGCGCAAGGCCTGATTGATATGATGGACCAGCGCCACGTTGGCGAGGTCGTACATCGCGCCCTCGCTCAACAAACCGCTTTTGCGCAATAGAGTCTCGGTTTTTTCGGTGCCGCTCTCGGTCAGGGTGACGGCCTTGGCTTTTTCATCTTTTTCGTAATCTTCCGGCGAAAGGGACGGAATCAATTTATTGATGGCGATATACAGTTCCGAAGAATCATCGGTCGGCCCCGAAATAATCAGCGGTGTGCGCGCTTCATCGATGAGGATGGAATCGACTTCATCGACGATGGCGTATGCCAGCGGGCGCTGAACCATGTCGCCCAAATCGAATTTCATGTTGTCGCGCAGATAATCGAAACCCAGTTCGTTATTCGTCGCGTAGGTGACGTCGGCCTGATAGGCGGCGCGGCGTTCGTCGTCGTCAAGGCCATGCTTGATGCACCCGGCGCTTAGGCCGAGAAAACCGTACAGTTGCCCCATCCATTGCGAATCGCGTTCGGCCAGATAATCGTTGACGGTGACGACATGCACGCCGTTACCGGTAAGGGCGTTGAGATAAACCGCCAGGGTCGCGGTCAGGGTTTTTCCTTCGCCGGTTTTCATTTCGGCGATCATGCCGCGGTGAAGCACGATGCCACCGAGCAATTGAACATCGAATGGGCGTTGTCCGAGCACCCTGCGCGCAGCCTCGCGCACGGTGGCGAAGGCGTCGGGAAGCAGCGCATCGAGGCTTTCTCCGGCGCGCAGGCGCTCTTTTAGCCAAGCTGTGCGCGCCTTAAGATCGCCGTCGCTTAGGGCCGAGACTTCCGCCTCGAGGGCATTAATCGCGGTGACCTCGGAGGTAAGGGTTTTGAGAAAACGCTCGTTGGCAGAGCCGAACAACCGTCGGGCAATGGCGCCTAACATGGAAGAACCCCGAGAAAAATGTGATGACAGGACCGTACGACGGGAAAAAAGTCTATCGCACGGCGTGTGCCCGACAGAGATAGAGGGCGCGCGGGGTTCTGTCAATGGACCGCATCGAAGCCCTTGTATTTTTGGAAAAGATCCCAAAATATAAGCAGGCGTAGCGGGGGGTGGAGGATGA
This genomic window from Varunaivibrio sulfuroxidans contains:
- the secA gene encoding preprotein translocase subunit SecA, whose amino-acid sequence is MLGAIARRLFGSANERFLKTLTSEVTAINALEAEVSALSDGDLKARTAWLKERLRAGESLDALLPDAFATVREAARRVLGQRPFDVQLLGGIVLHRGMIAEMKTGEGKTLTATLAVYLNALTGNGVHVVTVNDYLAERDSQWMGQLYGFLGLSAGCIKHGLDDDERRAAYQADVTYATNNELGFDYLRDNMKFDLGDMVQRPLAYAIVDEVDSILIDEARTPLIISGPTDDSSELYIAINKLIPSLSPEDYEKDEKAKAVTLTESGTEKTETLLRKSGLLSEGAMYDLANVALVHHINQALRAHIMFSRDTDYVVKDDQVIIIDEFTGRMMEGRRYSEGLHQALEAKEGVTIQRENQTLASITFQNYFRLYEKLSGMTGTAMTEAGEFAEIYDLEAVELPTNVPCIRKDEDDEVYRTQNEKFAAIITLLEECRARNQPVLVGTVSIEKSEILSDLLKKKKVPHNVLNARYHEQEARIVSQAGAPGAITIATNMAGRGTDIQLGGNVDMRIQNELARVTDEAERAAAIARITAEVKENRATVMAAGGLYIVGTERHESRRIDNQLRGRAGRQGDPGGSKFYLSLDDDLMRIFGSERIDGMLQKLGLEEGEAIVHPWINKALEKAQQKVEARNFDARKNVLKFDDVMNDQRKVIYDQRKELMAAETVADEIVEMRHQVIEDLVRRAMPEKAYAEQWDITFLHEEIRRIFGLDLPLVEWAKEEGIADAEVLNRLIRATDRKMAEKAANHGPEVMRDVEKSLLLQILDQMWKEHLLTLDHLRQGIGLRAYAQQDPLNEYKREAFNLFEGMLESLRDRVTMFLSHVELQVAPEENLLAQRPPQETIEGHEDPAFAAHPPQHQPQAQVRQRQGAAKLDPNDPSTWGRVSRNAPCPCGSGKKYKHCHGKV